CGGTGGTCGCTATGACACTGCTGGTGATCGTGGGGGGAGCGCTACTGGCCTGGCTCAATACGGGATTTCACAGCGTCGAGCGAATGGCGGCGGTGCAGTACAGGATCGATGCCTCGCGGGTTGCGTTGGCACATCTGGAGCGCATCAACCCGCTCGCTCAGCCGACTGGAAGCGTTCGTCTGGGACCGTACCTGCTGGAGTGGAAGAGCCAGCCTCTGACATCGCCAATGCCGGTAGTTGGGCGCTACAGCGGTAATCCCGGGCCCTATGACGCTGTGCTGTTTCGCGTCGAGGCGCGAATTGGTGAGGAGGGTCACGAGGAGGTTCCGTTGTTTCTGGAGTTGCCGGGGTATCAGCAGGTACGCAGTGCACAGGATCAGGGAGTGGGCGGGGTGTGAAGCTGCGGCACTTGAGGGGGTTCACTCTGTTGGAGTTGCTGGTTGTACTGGTGCTGACTTCGTTCATCACCGTTCTGCTCATGCAAGGGATGGCCTATGTCGCCAAGGTCAACGAGACCTTTCTTCTCGAAGGGCAGCAACGCCAGGCACGTGAGTTGGTCTTTGGCTGGTTCATCGACTCTGTGGCGGCCATATCTGCACCAGAGCGGGGCGGCGGCAGTGGGCGCTTTCGAGGCGATGCAAAGAGCTTCGAAGCTGTAACGCTCGCTAGCGTGGACCGTCGCGAGGGCGTCCCCGTGGCCTTTGCATTCCGACTCGATGCGACAAGGGATGCCCCCACCCAGGATGCCGATCTGGTCTATGTGCGCCGACTGGAAGCGAACCGCTGGCCACTACTGCAACTCCCGGGGGATGCGCAGTTCGAGTATCTGGATTCGTTGGGAGCATGGCATGAGAACTGGCCGCCATCCTCGGCGCTGGTGGATTCTCTGCCTGAGGCGGTGGCCTTGTCATCGAAGCGAGAACAATTGTTCCTGTTGGCCACTGTGCAGTCACCCCGGCGCAGGTTGTCCGTCGATGATCATTGAGCGTATGGCAGTGGCTAGACGGGGCTCACAGGGTTTTGTCCTCGTGGGGGTGATCTGGTTTCTCGCCTGCATGACCTTGGTGGTGACTGCCGCCATGCTCTGGATCGATCGCTCAAGAGATGGTTTGGTGGCGCAGCAAACTCTGCTTCAGCGCTGTTTCGAAGAGCGTACCTTGTTGAGTCGGCTGACCTGGCTGATCGCCACGCACCGTATGACCGTGGCGGGCCAGACCACTGCGGAGAGTCTTGCGGCGCAAGTCGGTGAGATGGATCCCTCGATCCTTCCTGCGGGGGCCGAGATTCCCGTGGACGGGCGTGAGTACTGCCTTGCCAATGGCGCCTGCATAACACTGATCGACCGTGCCTCGCGCATAAGTCTCACATCCAGCGAGCCTGCGGCTATCTCCTCTCTGTTGGTCAGTCTCGGAGTACCGGTGGAAGACGTTCCTCGAATGTTGGTGGACTTGGCTGCATACCTGCGGGATGGAAGCACTCAAACAGTGAGTGCGCGTCACCTGC
The Pseudomonas triclosanedens DNA segment above includes these coding regions:
- a CDS encoding PulJ/GspJ family protein; translation: MSSRSVQSGFTLLEAVVAMTLLVIVGGALLAWLNTGFHSVERMAAVQYRIDASRVALAHLERINPLAQPTGSVRLGPYLLEWKSQPLTSPMPVVGRYSGNPGPYDAVLFRVEARIGEEGHEEVPLFLELPGYQQVRSAQDQGVGGV
- a CDS encoding prepilin-type N-terminal cleavage/methylation domain-containing protein, which gives rise to MKLRHLRGFTLLELLVVLVLTSFITVLLMQGMAYVAKVNETFLLEGQQRQARELVFGWFIDSVAAISAPERGGGSGRFRGDAKSFEAVTLASVDRREGVPVAFAFRLDATRDAPTQDADLVYVRRLEANRWPLLQLPGDAQFEYLDSLGAWHENWPPSSALVDSLPEAVALSSKREQLFLLATVQSPRRRLSVDDH